In a genomic window of Dyadobacter fermentans DSM 18053:
- the upp gene encoding uracil phosphoribosyltransferase: MFLLSQKPSIADHYLAELRDVNCQTDRMRFRRNMERVGELLAYELSKTLTFKTEKVETPLGTAPCRSMLQPIVLATILRAGLPFHQGFLNIFDKADNAFIGAYRGHHINAEEEFTVEMDYITSPDLTGKILVMIDPMLATGRSMEKVYHALLRFGIPSQTHIASVIASPEGVQYLQSRIPQCRLWLGAVDQKLNEQYYIVPGLGDAGDLAFGEK, encoded by the coding sequence ATGTTTTTACTTTCCCAGAAACCTTCCATAGCGGATCATTACCTGGCCGAATTACGTGATGTGAATTGTCAGACAGACCGGATGCGGTTTCGGCGGAATATGGAAAGGGTGGGTGAGCTGCTGGCTTACGAATTGTCCAAAACGCTCACCTTCAAAACGGAGAAAGTAGAAACGCCGCTCGGTACGGCACCGTGCCGCTCGATGCTGCAACCCATTGTGCTCGCTACGATCCTGCGCGCCGGGTTACCATTTCACCAGGGTTTCCTGAACATTTTTGACAAAGCCGATAATGCATTCATCGGTGCCTACCGCGGGCACCACATCAATGCCGAGGAGGAATTTACGGTGGAAATGGACTACATTACCAGCCCCGATCTTACCGGAAAAATCCTGGTCATGATCGACCCGATGCTCGCGACCGGCCGGTCGATGGAAAAGGTTTACCATGCATTGCTGCGCTTCGGCATTCCTTCGCAAACACATATAGCCTCCGTTATCGCCAGTCCGGAGGGCGTGCAATACCTGCAAAGCCGCATTCCGCAATGCCGCCTCTGGCTCGGGGCGGTGGACCAGAAGCTGAACGAACAATACTACATTGTACCAGGCCTTGGCGACGCCGGCGACCTGGCTTTCGGCGAGAAATAG